The Corythoichthys intestinalis isolate RoL2023-P3 chromosome 1, ASM3026506v1, whole genome shotgun sequence genomic interval CCGCTGACACCGTTTCATGCTCTAATGCCGTGTCCAGATGTTTAGGTGTTTGCTTTGCGGTTTCTAAACTGCTGGACAAACCGGCCTCTTCTTCATCACTCAATTGGTCCGATAAACTCGATGGGAGATGATAGTCAGGATGAAGGCGGTCATCATCACTGAGGTGTGAATGAAGGACTTTAACAGACTCATGTTGTTTTCTCATCTCAGCAAGCCCACAGTTGTCTTCCAGTTTGGTCTTTGGGTATTTTCCTGCGTAGGAGTTCTCCGCAAAAGGTATTTCATTGGGCTCGCAGCTGCTATTATGCAGGTCAGAACCAAAATTTTCTTGATGCGTTGACTCATCAGAACTATGCATTTTCCAACATTGGTCACTCTCCGCCACGGAAGCCTCTCGGAGACTCCACCGTGACGTTGCAACTTCGCTGCTGTGACGTATGACCGGTACCAGCCCACAGCTCTGAGAGGTGGAAAACGGAAAACCTTGGTCCACATGGGTCGTATTTGCTGGGTTTTTACTTAAAAACGTATCAGTGAATGTTACACCACAATCTAAATCATTTTCTCTGTTTGCATCATTAACTTCCATTGGTGGGGACTTCATTAGAACCTCCCGCAGTTGCTCCATCTCCAAGAGGCAAGCAGCGGCAAGTAGATTTTGGTACTGTCGCCAACTCCGAGTGGAAGGCGCAACTCCCGTGTAAATGAAGTCCAATACGAGCTCAAGGACTGAGTCGGCCAAACACGGAGCCTGAAGATCCACTAGAGAACCTGTTGAGGAGATGATAGTGGCCAGAACTGGACTGGAAGCTGCCAGAATGCACCTGATTGAGATAAGAGCAAATATCAGGAAAACTTAGCATTTATTGAAAGGCTGAATCTTACAGTTGGCAGACTTAGTGGGAGGGTGCTCCTTTGCCAGAGAACAACGAACAAGTGTTTCAAGTTATTATGCAAATTTGATTTAGGAgtataaaaagaaaatgtttttgtttttccattaAACTCATGAGTGACATTGTGTCTCAAGGCTCTGTAGATCATTGACAGCAAATGTGTGGGCACCATCTTCTCCTGACCTCAAACCCTATTGAGAACGTCTGAAGCATCATCAAGCAAAAgacgtagtgttttgcctttatCTGCACGAACTCGCCTCGCGACAAATTTCTTTACAATTCGATGGTTCACGCATAGGTTTTTTGGAAATATGCGATGTTTTCATACCCTAAACAAAGTACACACACTTTTCAGCAGCAGAGAGATTGTTTTTCCACCCATATTGCTTGAAACCTGTGTCCTGCTTGATATTGTGGAACATTACTTTGAAGCAGTTTTCCTTTAATTGGGCTCATCTTGTGACAATTTATCACAAGTGGTTGAGATTGATGTTAATTTTACAGAGCCTTGAGACACAATGCAACTCGTGAGTTTAATGgaaaaacaaaagcattttatttttatactcTTAAATCAAATTTGCATAATATTTGGAACACATTACACTGTACATAATTTTCAAAAGATTTGTCAAATAATAGCCTCAAAGTTCCAAACTGCGTGAAATCAGACACAAATAATTGTATCCCTCACAAACCAAGGCAACG includes:
- the LOC130912785 gene encoding zinc finger and BTB domain-containing protein 8A-like isoform X1 codes for the protein MYYISSTMVLSFIQFSVVCTGNLNMEKVVGGHAALLLASLNHQREQDHLCDCVLRQRQDPAHLYPAHKCILAASSPVLATIISSTGSLVDLQAPCLADSVLELVLDFIYTGVAPSTRSWRQYQNLLAAACLLEMEQLREVLMKSPPMEVNDANRENDLDCGVTFTDTFLSKNPANTTHVDQGFPFSTSQSCGLVPVIRHSSEVATSRWSLREASVAESDQCWKMHSSDESTHQENFGSDLHNSSCEPNEIPFAENSYAGKYPKTKLEDNCGLAEMRKQHESVKVLHSHLSDDDRLHPDYHLPSSLSDQLSDEEEAGLSSSLETAKQTPKHLDTALEHETVSAVGHPHPNMDKIESSSRLFMHVSSKKGDTAPTLHDGVQASKSTLIPFQCSLCPRSFSQRGTLNRHMRSHLGVRPFPCPRCPMSFSRQYRVTEHMRIHQRCLSDCQKLSSI
- the LOC130912785 gene encoding zinc finger and BTB domain-containing protein 8A-like isoform X2, with the translated sequence MYYISSTMVLSFIQFSVVCTGNLNMEVVGGHAALLLASLNHQREQDHLCDCVLRQRQDPAHLYPAHKCILAASSPVLATIISSTGSLVDLQAPCLADSVLELVLDFIYTGVAPSTRSWRQYQNLLAAACLLEMEQLREVLMKSPPMEVNDANRENDLDCGVTFTDTFLSKNPANTTHVDQGFPFSTSQSCGLVPVIRHSSEVATSRWSLREASVAESDQCWKMHSSDESTHQENFGSDLHNSSCEPNEIPFAENSYAGKYPKTKLEDNCGLAEMRKQHESVKVLHSHLSDDDRLHPDYHLPSSLSDQLSDEEEAGLSSSLETAKQTPKHLDTALEHETVSAVGHPHPNMDKIESSSRLFMHVSSKKGDTAPTLHDGVQASKSTLIPFQCSLCPRSFSQRGTLNRHMRSHLGVRPFPCPRCPMSFSRQYRVTEHMRIHQRCLSDCQKLSSI